The DNA segment CCGCTTGCCCAGCCTGAGCATCCCCTGTGACCTCTCCTCGTGCCTCGGACGTCCGGCGCCTCGCGGCCCGGACTGTCAGCCTCGCATGGCACGATCGGACCCAGACACATCCGGCTTCCGGACGCGGGGTCCGAAGGGCCCGCCGTCCGGCACATCGAGCTTGGGGAACCCTGGCGATGCTGATGTTCTTGTTCCTGGTCCTCGCGCTGGCCGTCGTGGTCGGCGCGGTGACGCTCGCCGTGGTGGGCGGCGGCGAGAGCGCCCCGCTCCAGGACGCCGCGCCCGAGCGGCTCCAGGACCCGCTGCCCGCGGACCGCCCGCTGCACGGCACCGATGTGGAGAGCCTGCGCTTCCCGGTCGCCGCGCGCGGCTACCGCATGGCCGACGTGGACGACGCGCTCAGCCGCCTGGCCGCCGAACTCGGCGAGCGGGACGCCCGGATCGCCGACCTGCAGAGCGCCCTCGCCGGTGCCCGCGCGGTGCAGCCCCGCCCGGACGGGCCCGGCCCGGAGGACCTCCGATGAGCACCGGGGAGGCCCTCGCCGGGGCGGACGGCGCGCTGCGCTGCCCCTGGGCGCTGTCCACCGAGGACTATGTCGCCTACCACGACGACGAGTGGGGGCGCCCGGTGCACGGGGACGACGCCCTTTTCGAGCGGCTCAGCCTGGAGGCGTTCCAGTCCGGGCTGTCCTGGATCACGATCCTGCGGCGCCGGCCCACCTTCCGGCTCGCCTTCGCCGGCTTCCGGATCGAGAAGGTCGCCGCCTTCACCGAGGCGGACCGCGAGCGCCTCCTCGCCGACCCCGGCATCATCCGCAACCGCGCCAAGGTGGACGCCACGCTCGCCAACGCGCGCGTGCTGGCCGGCTGGTCCGAGG comes from the Streptomyces seoulensis genome and includes:
- a CDS encoding DivIVA domain-containing protein: MLMFLFLVLALAVVVGAVTLAVVGGGESAPLQDAAPERLQDPLPADRPLHGTDVESLRFPVAARGYRMADVDDALSRLAAELGERDARIADLQSALAGARAVQPRPDGPGPEDLR
- a CDS encoding DNA-3-methyladenine glycosylase I; translation: MSTGEALAGADGALRCPWALSTEDYVAYHDDEWGRPVHGDDALFERLSLEAFQSGLSWITILRRRPTFRLAFAGFRIEKVAAFTEADRERLLADPGIIRNRAKVDATLANARVLAGWSEGELDELIWSHAPDPAARPVPKVLGDVAAVTPESTALSKALKKRGLKFVGPTTAYALMQACGLVDDHLEACVSRGAATRG